The following coding sequences are from one Bradyrhizobium sp. 200 window:
- a CDS encoding NAD(P)-dependent oxidoreductase, which translates to MEIGFIGLGNMGFPMARRLIEAKHQLTVFDTRKEAVDRLVGLGAQTASSTKDIADRCETVLASLPSLQASLEVATGSGGVIEGKCVKRFVDLSTVGSQMAAKIHGLLAKNNIVQIDSPVSGGVGGAEKGTLAVMVSGPRADYEAAKPALDVIGKVFFIGEKPGSAQTMKLANNFLSATAMVATSEAVVMGVKAGLDPAVMINVINAGSGLNTASRDKFPRSVLPRSFDFGFATGLMVKDVRLALEEMKSLGLSMEVAEAVGRLWEVIIRDEGAESDFTAAIKPIEKAAGVVVGGGKAGHAAK; encoded by the coding sequence ATGGAAATCGGATTCATCGGCCTCGGAAATATGGGCTTCCCGATGGCGCGTCGCCTGATCGAGGCGAAACATCAACTCACCGTGTTCGACACCCGCAAGGAAGCCGTCGACAGGCTGGTCGGACTCGGCGCGCAGACGGCATCGTCGACCAAGGACATCGCCGACCGCTGCGAGACCGTGCTGGCGAGCCTGCCCTCGCTGCAGGCTTCGCTCGAAGTTGCGACCGGTTCGGGCGGCGTGATCGAGGGCAAGTGCGTAAAACGCTTCGTCGATCTCTCCACCGTCGGCTCGCAGATGGCTGCCAAAATCCACGGGCTGCTGGCGAAAAACAACATCGTGCAGATCGACAGCCCCGTGAGCGGCGGCGTCGGCGGCGCCGAGAAGGGAACGCTGGCGGTGATGGTCTCCGGCCCGCGCGCCGATTACGAGGCGGCAAAGCCCGCGCTCGACGTGATCGGAAAGGTGTTCTTCATCGGCGAGAAACCCGGCTCGGCGCAGACGATGAAGCTTGCGAACAATTTCCTCTCCGCAACCGCGATGGTGGCGACGTCGGAAGCCGTGGTGATGGGCGTCAAGGCGGGACTGGATCCGGCCGTGATGATCAACGTCATCAACGCCGGCTCGGGGCTCAATACGGCGAGCCGCGACAAGTTTCCGCGTTCGGTGCTGCCGCGCAGCTTCGATTTCGGCTTCGCCACAGGCCTGATGGTGAAGGATGTGCGGCTGGCGCTGGAAGAGATGAAATCGCTGGGGCTGTCGATGGAAGTCGCCGAAGCGGTCGGGCGCTTGTGGGAAGTCATCATCCGCGACGAGGGCGCGGAATCGGATTTCACTGCGGCGATCAAGCCGATCGAAAAGGCGGCGGGCGTGGTGGTCGGCGGCGGAAAGGCTGGCCACGCGGCGAAATAG
- a CDS encoding carboxymuconolactone decarboxylase family protein — MDQKTHDKGLEIRKTVLGEAYVNNALKNADDFNKPFQELVTEYCWGAVWGRDELPRKTRSMLNLAMISILNRPHELKAHIKGALTNGVSRDEIREIFMQVSIYAGIPAGVDSFRIAREVFAELDKG; from the coding sequence ATGGACCAGAAGACGCACGACAAGGGGCTGGAAATTCGCAAAACGGTGCTCGGCGAGGCCTATGTCAACAACGCCCTGAAGAACGCCGACGACTTCAACAAGCCGTTTCAGGAACTCGTCACCGAATATTGCTGGGGCGCGGTGTGGGGCCGCGACGAACTGCCGCGCAAGACCCGCAGCATGCTCAATCTCGCCATGATCTCGATCCTCAACCGGCCGCATGAACTCAAGGCGCACATCAAGGGCGCGCTGACCAACGGCGTCAGCCGCGACGAGATCCGCGAGATCTTCATGCAGGTCTCGATCTATGCCGGCATCCCCGCCGGCGTCGACAGCTTTCGCATCGCGCGCGAAGTGTTCGCGGAACTCGATAAAGGCTAA
- a CDS encoding TIGR02302 family protein: MNGASPDPTKSAPEPDAVARLQLTQALQRAQYATAWERAWPALARILSVVGLFLVASWAGLWLALPFPARAIGIGLFFLLALAALYPLVRFRWPTREQALSRLDRGTGIRHRPATALTDTLSNKDPIAQALWREQRERTLASIKRIRAGLPSPRLPIHDPWALRALVMVMLVAAYFAAGDERALRIAAAFDWNGVLAPANVRVDAWVTPPVYTGKPPVILSANKDAASPDSGAPLSVPSGSTLLVRSSGGTIDVVVGGGVTEVAPGEQAPKGTNERHFKIASDGSAHVRAPAGQPLWRFAATPDRAPSISLAKDPERQARGSLQMSYKLDDDYGVTEARAQFAPRNTDAAKTADGKTPDAKAPDAKAPDPKSADAKDGKNNSADKAAPRPLFEPPQFALVLPNARTRNGVGQTVKDLSEDPYAGADVTLTLTAKDEAGNEGKSEPFNMRLPERLFTKPLARALIEQRRILALDANQNAQVYTALDALMIAPELFTPEAGHYLGLYSVSRQLEAARTDDAMREVVASLWALAVTIEDGNISDVDKALRAAQEALKQALERGATDEEIKKLTDNLRAALDNFLRQLAEQFRNNPQQLARPLDPNTKMLSQQDLKSMLDRLERMSRSGDKEAAKQLLEQLQQMLENLQMAQPGQGGDNEMEQALNELGDMIRKQQQLRDKTFKQGQDSRRDRSRGKQGDQSMGDLQQDQQGLRDRLKKLQEELAKRGMGPGQRGQQGQQGQQGQRGEQGQGQQGQGGEQGDGEDGLDQADSAMGDATGRLGEGNADGAVDSQGRALDALRKGAQSLAEAMQQGDGDQPGDGPGNPRGRQQGAANSTDPLGRPMRHNEFTDDYTVKIPGEIDVQRVRRILEELRRRLADPSRPQIELDYIERLLKDY; the protein is encoded by the coding sequence TTGAACGGCGCTTCTCCCGACCCCACAAAATCCGCCCCCGAGCCGGATGCTGTCGCGCGGCTCCAACTGACGCAGGCTCTGCAACGGGCTCAGTATGCGACCGCGTGGGAACGCGCCTGGCCGGCTCTTGCCCGGATTTTGAGCGTCGTCGGACTGTTTCTGGTGGCGTCCTGGGCCGGTTTATGGCTGGCGCTGCCATTCCCTGCACGCGCAATTGGCATCGGTCTGTTTTTCCTGCTGGCGCTGGCAGCATTGTATCCGCTTGTGCGGTTTCGCTGGCCGACCCGCGAACAGGCGTTGAGCCGGCTCGACCGCGGCACCGGCATTCGCCACCGCCCGGCGACCGCACTGACCGATACGCTCTCGAACAAGGACCCGATCGCGCAGGCGCTGTGGCGGGAACAGCGCGAGCGCACGCTGGCCTCGATCAAGCGGATCCGCGCCGGGCTGCCTTCGCCGCGGCTGCCAATCCACGATCCCTGGGCGCTGCGCGCGCTGGTCATGGTGATGCTGGTGGCCGCCTATTTCGCCGCCGGCGACGAGCGCGCGCTGCGAATCGCCGCGGCCTTCGACTGGAACGGCGTGCTGGCGCCGGCCAACGTCCGGGTCGATGCCTGGGTGACCCCGCCGGTCTATACCGGCAAGCCGCCGGTCATCCTGTCCGCCAACAAGGATGCGGCTTCGCCCGATAGCGGGGCACCGCTGTCCGTGCCGTCAGGCAGTACGCTGCTGGTGCGCTCCAGCGGCGGCACTATCGATGTCGTGGTCGGCGGCGGCGTGACCGAGGTCGCGCCGGGCGAGCAGGCGCCAAAGGGCACCAACGAGCGGCATTTCAAGATCGCCAGCGACGGCTCCGCGCATGTCCGTGCGCCGGCCGGCCAGCCGCTTTGGCGATTCGCGGCCACGCCCGACCGTGCGCCGAGCATCTCACTCGCCAAGGATCCGGAACGCCAGGCCCGCGGCTCGCTGCAGATGTCCTACAAGCTCGATGACGATTACGGCGTCACCGAAGCGCGCGCGCAATTTGCCCCCCGCAACACCGATGCGGCCAAGACCGCCGATGGCAAGACGCCCGATGCCAAGGCTCCCGATGCCAAGGCTCCCGATCCGAAGTCCGCCGATGCGAAGGACGGGAAGAACAACTCCGCCGACAAGGCCGCGCCGCGGCCGCTGTTCGAGCCGCCGCAGTTTGCGCTGGTGCTGCCGAATGCGCGCACCCGCAACGGCGTCGGCCAGACGGTAAAGGATCTCAGCGAAGACCCTTACGCCGGCGCCGACGTCACGCTGACGCTCACGGCCAAGGACGAGGCCGGCAATGAGGGCAAGAGCGAGCCGTTCAACATGCGGCTGCCGGAGCGGCTGTTCACCAAGCCGTTGGCGCGCGCTTTGATCGAACAGCGCCGCATCCTGGCGCTCGACGCCAACCAGAACGCGCAGGTCTATACCGCGCTCGATGCGCTGATGATCGCGCCGGAATTGTTCACGCCGGAGGCGGGCCATTATCTCGGCCTCTACAGCGTGTCCCGCCAGTTGGAGGCCGCGCGCACCGACGATGCGATGCGTGAGGTCGTCGCCAGCCTGTGGGCGCTGGCCGTCACCATCGAGGACGGCAACATCAGCGATGTCGACAAGGCGCTGCGCGCGGCGCAGGAGGCGCTCAAGCAGGCGCTGGAACGCGGCGCCACCGACGAGGAGATCAAGAAGCTTACGGACAATCTGCGCGCCGCGCTGGACAATTTCCTGCGCCAGCTCGCCGAGCAGTTCCGCAACAATCCGCAGCAACTGGCGCGTCCGCTCGATCCCAATACCAAGATGCTGAGCCAGCAGGATCTCAAGAGCATGCTCGACCGGCTGGAGCGGATGTCGCGTTCCGGCGACAAGGAAGCCGCCAAACAGCTCCTGGAGCAGCTCCAGCAGATGCTGGAGAACCTGCAGATGGCGCAGCCCGGCCAGGGCGGCGACAACGAGATGGAGCAGGCGCTGAACGAACTCGGCGACATGATCCGCAAGCAGCAGCAACTGCGCGACAAGACCTTCAAGCAGGGCCAGGATTCCAGGCGCGACCGCTCGCGCGGCAAGCAGGGCGACCAGAGCATGGGCGACCTGCAGCAGGACCAGCAGGGCCTGCGCGACCGGCTGAAGAAATTGCAGGAAGAACTCGCCAAGCGCGGCATGGGACCGGGCCAGCGTGGTCAACAGGGCCAGCAAGGTCAGCAGGGCCAGCGCGGCGAACAGGGCCAGGGCCAGCAGGGTCAGGGCGGCGAGCAGGGCGACGGCGAGGACGGGCTCGATCAGGCCGATTCGGCGATGGGCGACGCCACCGGCCGGCTCGGCGAGGGCAATGCCGACGGCGCCGTGGACTCGCAAGGGCGGGCGCTGGACGCGTTACGCAAGGGCGCCCAGAGCCTGGCGGAAGCCATGCAGCAGGGTGACGGCGACCAGCCGGGCGACGGCCCCGGCAATCCCAGAGGCCGCCAGCAGGGGGCCGCCAACTCGACCGATCCGCTGGGCCGGCCGATGCGCCACAACGAGTTCACCGACGACTATACCGTGAAGATCCCCGGCGAGATCGACGTGCAGCGGGTGCGCCGGATCCTCGAAGAACTGCGGCGCCGTCTCGCCGATCCGTCCCGCCCGCAGATCGAGCTCGATTACATCGAGCGGCTGCTGAAGGATTATTGA
- a CDS encoding response regulator encodes MPRVLIADDEDSMRSLVARAIAMDGHETVTAEDGAEALDILTREKGMFDLLLTDIQMPVMDGIALALTAARDFPTLKILLMTGFADQRERASGLNAIVHDVVTKPFSVHDIRTAVADALAARKAG; translated from the coding sequence ATGCCACGCGTGCTGATTGCCGATGACGAGGATTCCATGCGCTCGCTGGTGGCGCGCGCCATCGCCATGGACGGCCACGAGACCGTCACCGCCGAGGACGGCGCCGAGGCGCTCGATATCCTGACCCGCGAGAAAGGCATGTTCGACCTGCTGCTGACCGACATCCAGATGCCGGTGATGGACGGCATCGCGCTGGCGCTGACGGCGGCGCGCGATTTTCCCACCCTGAAGATCCTGCTGATGACGGGTTTCGCCGACCAGCGCGAACGCGCCTCCGGCCTCAACGCCATCGTGCACGACGTGGTGACGAAGCCGTTCTCGGTGCACGACATCCGCACCGCGGTCGCGGACGCGCTGGCGGCGAGGAAGGCGGGGTAG
- a CDS encoding MJ0042-type zinc finger domain-containing protein, whose translation MHIICPHCTTSYAINPATLGTAGRTVRCSRCKETWLARPEDAIEMAAAVPDAMPALAQSSQPAASDAAAEWEAMAQEEAGQDTPVVDSPSISAGWPAEGEDLRQDGDTDWPSVARQDVQDHGEIPITTHRQRLARLFRLPFLPHIPFMPSIGLPTACAAMGALVLALMIWRTDIVRLLPQTATFYKMVGLEVNLRGLAFKDIKITNETVDGKPVLVIEGMVVGETTKPVELPRLRFSVRDAQGTEIYAWNAVLEQPVLKPGERAYFKSRLASPPPEGRNIDVRFFNKRDLAGHA comes from the coding sequence ATGCACATCATTTGCCCCCATTGTACAACATCTTACGCGATCAATCCGGCCACCCTGGGCACCGCCGGACGCACCGTACGCTGCTCGCGCTGCAAGGAAACCTGGCTGGCGCGGCCCGAGGACGCGATCGAAATGGCGGCGGCCGTACCGGACGCCATGCCAGCTTTGGCGCAATCGAGCCAGCCGGCCGCGAGCGATGCCGCGGCCGAATGGGAGGCGATGGCGCAGGAGGAAGCCGGCCAGGATACCCCGGTGGTGGACAGCCCCTCGATTTCGGCCGGCTGGCCGGCCGAGGGCGAAGATTTGCGCCAGGACGGCGACACCGACTGGCCGTCGGTCGCCCGCCAGGATGTGCAGGATCATGGCGAGATCCCCATCACCACGCACCGCCAGCGGCTGGCCCGTCTTTTCCGGCTGCCCTTCCTGCCCCACATTCCGTTCATGCCGTCCATAGGCCTGCCGACCGCCTGCGCCGCGATGGGCGCGCTGGTACTGGCGCTGATGATCTGGCGCACCGACATCGTGCGGCTGCTGCCGCAGACCGCGACGTTCTACAAGATGGTCGGGCTAGAAGTGAACCTGCGCGGGCTGGCCTTCAAGGACATCAAGATCACCAACGAGACCGTGGACGGCAAGCCGGTCCTGGTCATCGAAGGCATGGTCGTCGGCGAGACCACAAAACCGGTCGAATTGCCGCGGCTGCGCTTCTCGGTGCGCGACGCGCAGGGCACCGAGATCTACGCCTGGAACGCGGTGCTCGAGCAGCCGGTGCTCAAGCCCGGCGAGCGCGCCTATTTCAAGTCGCGGCTGGCTTCGCCGCCGCCCGAAGGCCGCAATATTGACGTACGCTTTTTCAACAAGCGGGATCTGGCCGGCCACGCCTGA
- the ftsE gene encoding cell division ATP-binding protein FtsE — protein MVRFENVGLRYGLGPEILRDLTFLIPAHSFQFLTGPSGAGKTSLLRLLFLSLRPTRGLVNLFGQDVSLLGKDQVANMRQKIGIVLQDFRLLDHMTTYENVALPFRVMGREESSYRREVIDLLRWVGLGERMDALPPILSGGEKQRAAIARAVISRPQLLLADEPTGSVDPTLGRRLLRLFIELNRLGTAVIIATHDITLMDQYEARRMVLHQGRLHIYE, from the coding sequence TTGGTTCGGTTCGAAAATGTCGGTTTGCGGTACGGGCTCGGCCCGGAGATTTTGCGCGACCTTACTTTCCTGATTCCGGCGCATTCCTTCCAGTTTCTCACCGGCCCCTCGGGCGCCGGCAAGACCTCGCTGCTGCGGCTGCTGTTTCTGTCGCTGCGGCCGACGCGCGGCCTCGTCAACCTGTTCGGCCAGGACGTCTCGCTGCTCGGCAAGGATCAGGTTGCGAACATGCGCCAGAAGATCGGCATCGTGCTGCAGGATTTTCGTCTGCTCGACCACATGACGACCTATGAGAACGTGGCGCTGCCGTTCCGCGTGATGGGGCGGGAGGAATCCAGCTACCGCCGCGAGGTCATCGACCTCCTGAGATGGGTCGGCCTCGGCGAGCGCATGGATGCGCTGCCGCCGATCCTGTCGGGCGGCGAGAAGCAGCGCGCTGCGATCGCGCGCGCGGTGATCTCGCGGCCGCAATTGCTGCTGGCGGACGAGCCGACCGGCAGCGTCGATCCGACGCTGGGCCGGCGCCTGCTGCGGCTGTTCATTGAATTGAACCGGCTGGGCACCGCGGTGATCATCGCGACCCACGACATCACGCTGATGGACCAGTACGAGGCGCGGCGGATGGTGCTGCACCAGGGACGGTTGCACATCTATGAGTAG
- a CDS encoding ABC transporter permease, whose protein sequence is MSRADEHGPLVDLGTERPQVPARARNLSPIVPRASISGRALVAVVAIMTFLASITTGTVLLVSASAAEWQSEVASEITMQVRPQTGRDLERDVTAAAEAMRTQPGIVQVKPFSKDESARLLEPWLGSGLSIEQLPVPRVVVARVQPGTTLDLAALRSRVTQVAPSASVDDHRAWIERMRSMTGATVFAGIGILVLVIAATIISVSFATRGAMAANRPIVEVLHFVGAGDRYIANHFLRHFLRLGLEGGVIGGGAAMLGFGFSESIAAWFSGTPVGDQFAALLGTFSLPPSGYLALAVQAVAIAAITAWASRRTLFATLDDID, encoded by the coding sequence ATGAGTAGGGCTGACGAGCATGGACCGCTGGTGGACCTCGGGACCGAACGTCCGCAGGTGCCGGCGCGCGCGCGCAACTTGTCGCCGATCGTGCCGCGGGCGTCGATCTCCGGCCGCGCGCTGGTCGCCGTCGTCGCCATCATGACGTTCCTGGCTTCCATCACCACCGGCACCGTGCTGCTCGTCAGCGCATCGGCCGCGGAATGGCAGTCGGAGGTCGCCAGCGAAATCACCATGCAGGTGCGCCCGCAGACGGGACGCGATCTCGAACGCGACGTGACCGCGGCGGCGGAGGCGATGCGGACGCAGCCCGGCATCGTCCAGGTCAAGCCGTTCAGCAAGGACGAGTCGGCCAGATTGCTGGAGCCATGGCTCGGCAGCGGGCTGTCGATCGAGCAGTTGCCGGTGCCGCGCGTCGTCGTCGCGCGCGTCCAGCCCGGCACCACGCTCGATCTTGCGGCATTGCGCTCCAGGGTGACGCAGGTTGCGCCGTCGGCGAGCGTCGACGATCATCGCGCCTGGATCGAGCGCATGCGCTCGATGACCGGGGCCACGGTATTTGCCGGCATCGGCATCCTCGTGCTGGTGATCGCAGCGACGATCATTTCGGTTTCGTTCGCGACCCGCGGCGCGATGGCGGCCAACCGCCCGATCGTCGAGGTGCTGCATTTCGTCGGCGCCGGCGACCGCTACATCGCCAACCATTTCCTGCGGCATTTTCTCAGACTGGGGCTTGAAGGCGGGGTGATCGGCGGCGGCGCCGCGATGCTGGGTTTCGGCTTCTCCGAATCGATCGCCGCCTGGTTCTCGGGCACCCCCGTCGGCGATCAGTTCGCTGCGTTGCTGGGGACGTTTTCGCTGCCGCCCTCGGGCTATCTGGCGCTCGCGGTGCAGGCCGTGGCAATCGCCGCGATTACCGCCTGGGCCTCACGGCGAACGCTGTTCGCCACGCTGGACGACATCGATTGA
- a CDS encoding YdcF family protein, with protein sequence MGLQYDDSTPRAPAARPRGWLRAVIVGTMAILFVGAAVGFIGFLSQLRGVEIKPARNADGIVVLTGGSSRVSDAMELLAGGYGKRLLISGVHPTNAASDISRSLPDNQSLLGCCVDLDRSAVNTRSNAAETRRWVRERGFKSLIVVTSNYHMPRAILELSHAMPDVTLIPFAVVGDRWRDEPWWTSGATLRLLLSEYVKYVAAEVRVRLADAGIDLAPEISDPPAQAPRRPATAQAN encoded by the coding sequence ATGGGTTTGCAGTACGACGATAGCACGCCGAGGGCACCGGCCGCGCGGCCGCGCGGATGGCTGCGCGCGGTCATCGTCGGCACCATGGCGATCCTGTTCGTCGGCGCGGCCGTGGGCTTCATCGGCTTTCTCTCGCAATTGCGCGGCGTCGAAATCAAGCCGGCGCGCAATGCCGATGGGATCGTGGTGTTGACCGGCGGCTCGTCGCGGGTGTCGGATGCGATGGAATTGCTGGCCGGCGGCTATGGCAAGCGGCTCTTGATCTCGGGCGTGCATCCGACCAACGCCGCGAGCGACATCTCGCGTTCGCTGCCCGACAACCAGTCGCTGCTCGGCTGCTGCGTCGATCTCGACCGCTCCGCCGTCAACACGCGCAGCAATGCCGCCGAGACGCGGCGCTGGGTCCGCGAGCGCGGTTTCAAGTCGCTGATCGTGGTGACCTCGAACTACCATATGCCGCGCGCCATCCTGGAATTGTCGCATGCGATGCCTGATGTCACGCTGATTCCGTTCGCGGTGGTCGGCGACCGGTGGCGCGACGAGCCGTGGTGGACCAGCGGCGCGACGCTGCGTCTGTTGCTGTCGGAATATGTGAAATATGTCGCAGCCGAGGTGCGCGTGCGGCTGGCCGATGCCGGCATCGACCTGGCGCCCGAAATTTCTGATCCGCCCGCGCAGGCGCCGCGCCGGCCGGCAACGGCGCAAGCCAACTAG
- a CDS encoding ATP-binding protein yields MAELIALAGLPGVGKSSIARHLARRSGAIWLRIDSMDQAIWASGTAPSDLFDWSYRAAQAIAADNLALGLDVIADCVNDCREAREGWETAAQRTGAEIKWLEVVCSDPVEHRRRIETRSTDIMGLALPDWDAVAARAYDKWNWDRLIIDTAHRSLEVCVDEAFDLLRR; encoded by the coding sequence ATGGCAGAACTCATCGCACTGGCTGGCTTGCCCGGGGTCGGCAAGTCAAGCATCGCGCGGCATCTGGCGCGGCGTTCCGGCGCCATCTGGCTACGGATCGACTCGATGGATCAGGCAATCTGGGCATCGGGTACGGCGCCGAGCGATCTCTTCGACTGGAGTTATCGAGCAGCCCAAGCAATCGCTGCCGACAACTTAGCCCTCGGTTTGGACGTAATCGCGGACTGTGTAAACGATTGCCGGGAGGCACGCGAGGGTTGGGAAACGGCTGCGCAACGTACCGGAGCCGAAATTAAATGGCTCGAAGTGGTCTGTAGCGATCCTGTCGAGCACCGTCGGAGAATTGAGACAAGATCAACCGACATCATGGGACTGGCTTTGCCTGACTGGGATGCAGTTGCCGCCCGCGCCTACGATAAGTGGAATTGGGATCGCCTCATTATCGATACAGCACATCGCAGTTTGGAGGTGTGCGTAGACGAGGCGTTCGATCTCTTGCGTAGATGA
- a CDS encoding acyltransferase: MKNYFPLLDPLRFGAALSVAVFHLMFWSWAWSSINVPPGFEHYVAANVQFPSAAPFTWFGWVGVEIFFVISGFVIANSASKSSATEFLFGRALRLYPAVWVCSTLTFIVLLFFARGKASEFITPYISAMLLIPKGIKGQWLDCIYWTLAAEMAFYGLVFCTLLTTKITLRHLAWGLTVYSAVFNAFSMLVLSGAIQSDMLYWVVLMFRVPGATWLLCHGCFFALGIWLFISANRRLTALEQFAVAVTCLSGCAEIYYFSSFLLTNIPAISDQSAFVPIVVWAAAVLLIAVAANRSRRSTGAASSEAPAYLRTLGLITYPLYLTHNVIGSAIIRVLIDAGLDASLAVWVGLGMLVLVCWLICAKMEPAIRRLLREFFSNFRLRPKAAPPSSLPGPLPGLRPLPIPAKVKFTGR; encoded by the coding sequence GTGAAGAACTATTTCCCATTGCTGGATCCGCTGCGCTTCGGGGCTGCGCTCAGCGTCGCTGTTTTTCACCTGATGTTTTGGTCCTGGGCCTGGTCTTCAATTAACGTTCCTCCAGGTTTTGAGCATTACGTCGCCGCCAACGTTCAATTCCCGTCCGCCGCGCCTTTCACGTGGTTCGGCTGGGTCGGAGTTGAAATATTCTTTGTTATTTCCGGTTTCGTCATAGCGAATTCCGCGAGCAAGTCTTCGGCGACCGAGTTTCTTTTTGGTCGCGCACTCAGACTTTATCCGGCGGTCTGGGTTTGCTCGACCTTGACCTTCATCGTTCTGCTTTTCTTTGCGCGTGGGAAGGCGTCCGAATTCATTACCCCCTACATCAGCGCAATGCTGCTCATTCCCAAGGGAATCAAAGGTCAATGGCTTGACTGCATCTATTGGACGCTGGCGGCAGAAATGGCCTTTTATGGGCTGGTGTTCTGCACGCTGCTCACGACGAAAATCACTCTACGACACCTGGCCTGGGGTCTCACCGTCTATAGCGCCGTGTTCAACGCCTTCTCCATGCTGGTGCTATCCGGCGCGATACAGTCCGACATGCTCTATTGGGTTGTCTTGATGTTTCGGGTGCCGGGCGCAACATGGCTGTTGTGTCATGGCTGCTTTTTCGCGCTAGGCATTTGGCTGTTTATTTCTGCCAATAGAAGATTGACGGCCCTCGAACAGTTCGCCGTGGCCGTGACATGTCTTTCCGGTTGTGCGGAAATATACTATTTTTCCTCTTTCCTTTTGACGAACATACCTGCCATCTCGGATCAATCAGCCTTTGTGCCGATCGTCGTTTGGGCTGCGGCGGTGTTGCTCATTGCCGTTGCCGCGAACAGGAGCCGGCGCTCTACCGGCGCCGCTTCTTCGGAAGCGCCGGCTTATTTGAGAACGCTCGGGCTAATCACCTATCCGCTCTATCTGACCCACAACGTGATTGGCTCAGCGATTATCCGTGTCCTGATCGACGCTGGCCTGGATGCCTCCTTGGCGGTATGGGTCGGCCTGGGCATGCTTGTCCTGGTTTGCTGGCTCATCTGCGCGAAGATGGAGCCCGCCATTAGACGGCTGCTGAGGGAATTCTTTTCAAACTTCCGACTGCGTCCGAAAGCAGCACCGCCATCGAGCCTTCCAGGTCCGCTTCCCGGGCTGCGCCCGCTACCCATCCCAGCAAAGGTGAAATTCACGGGGCGGTAG
- a CDS encoding gamma-glutamylcyclotransferase — MSAIALNDTEFSTGDLWVFGYGSLMWRPGFEFIERVPARLIGEHRALCVYSFVHRGTPEKPGLVLGLDRGGACRGVAFRVAEKNSAATIAYLREREQVTSVYREVKRSVWLENEARQRVSALVYVVDRGHVQYAGRLSPAEQLRHVLQGHGQSGVNRDYVIATVKAIEAEGFRDSQLHRLAAMLHDQHHPALPAENSDR, encoded by the coding sequence ATGTCCGCGATTGCGCTTAACGATACGGAATTCTCCACAGGCGACCTCTGGGTGTTCGGTTACGGCTCCCTGATGTGGCGCCCGGGCTTCGAATTCATCGAACGGGTCCCGGCCCGGCTGATCGGCGAACACCGTGCGCTCTGCGTCTATTCCTTCGTCCATCGCGGCACGCCGGAGAAGCCGGGCCTTGTGCTCGGGCTCGACCGCGGCGGCGCCTGCCGCGGCGTCGCGTTCCGGGTCGCGGAAAAGAACAGCGCTGCGACCATCGCCTATTTGCGCGAGCGCGAGCAGGTCACCTCGGTGTACCGCGAGGTGAAGCGCTCGGTGTGGCTGGAGAACGAGGCGCGCCAGCGCGTCAGCGCGCTCGTCTACGTGGTCGACCGCGGCCACGTGCAATATGCCGGGCGGCTGTCGCCGGCAGAACAGTTGCGCCACGTGCTGCAAGGGCACGGCCAATCCGGCGTCAACCGCGACTATGTTATCGCAACAGTGAAGGCGATCGAAGCGGAAGGTTTTCGCGATTCGCAGCTTCACCGGCTCGCAGCGATGCTGCACGACCAGCATCATCCGGCTCTTCCCGCAGAGAACAGCGACCGTTGA